In one window of Arachis ipaensis cultivar K30076 chromosome B06, Araip1.1, whole genome shotgun sequence DNA:
- the LOC110264083 gene encoding zinc finger BED domain-containing protein RICESLEEPER 3-like gives MACMMKRKFDKYWEEIHGIMGVAAILDPRYKLDGLEYKFSRICEDPNECTRKVERIKQACYELLHEYQKNTSNSSNMSMESTQELRVNTDDDDDVGYQLYIRQKKKKKCSFVKTEFDHYVEEDVHPLTPDFDILAWWKVNGVRFPTLQKIARDIFAIPVSTVASESSFSTSGRIIATHRGSLHEDTVEALMCNQNWLWAEYYKRGGKPDYQTANEDDDAFYELTEE, from the exons ATGGCATGTATGATGAAGAGAAAGTTTGATAAGTATTGGGAAGAAATTCATGGCATTATGGGTGTTGCTGCAATTCTTGATCCTAGGTATAAGCTTGATGGGCTTGAATATAAGTTTTCTAGGATATGTGAAGATCCTAATGAATGCACAAGGAAAGTTGAGAGAATCAAACAGGCATGTTATGAGTTACTTCATGAATATCAAAAGAATACATCTAATTCAAGCAATATGTCAATGGAATCTACACAAGAGCTTAGGGTTAAtacagatgatgatgatgatgttggttATCAATTGTATATTagacaaaagaagaagaaaaaatgttcATTTGTGAAGACAGAATTTGATCACTATGTAGAGGAAGATGTTCATCCTTTAACTCCTGATTTTGATATATTAGCTTGGTGGAAGGTAAATGGAGTTAGGTTTCCAACTCTTCAGAAAATTGCAAGAGACATATTTGCCATTCCTGTGTCTACTGTTGCTTCTGAGTCTTCTTTTAGCACAAGTGGCCGTATAATTGCTACTCATCGTGGTAGTCTTCATGAAGATACGGTAGAAGCTCTTATGTGCAATCAAAATTGGTTGTGGGCAGAATATTATAAAAGAG GTGGAAAACCTGATTATCAAACTGCTAATGAAGATGATGATGCATTTTATGAACTGACGGAAGAATAA